A window of Oncorhynchus kisutch isolate 150728-3 linkage group LG10, Okis_V2, whole genome shotgun sequence contains these coding sequences:
- the LOC109898193 gene encoding DNA-binding protein RFX7, with translation MADDDDQQQPGQLKPNSGLGSLPTLVPGLQGPEANALQYKIKNSICKSVQSKVDNILQDVEKFTDIEKLYLYLKLPSGPNNGIDKRTENQRASTPGLCDQSGMSSSRTQQMYAFNWIRNHLEEHPETSLPKQEVYDEYKSYCDSLAYHPLSAADFGKIMKNVFPNMKARRLGMRGKSKYCYSGLRKKAFVHMPSLPNLDLQKSDDGCELMEPSTGQSPSAEDEMRSAACGLVCEWAQKVLSRQFDAVEDLARFLLNSHYIGTKSMAALTVMTGAPTGLKTPTPTSAFVPTSEASSFQPQVKTLASPSVDAKQQLQRKIQKKQQEQKLQSPLPGEAQGQNQARRAEASTPGPAIPCGSPALLSPQPTIGIVVAAVPSPITVQRSRQLMTSPSPVGSAEGKVLPTVNFQVVTHTQSLTHRQSPKTPQNISASPVGDRLARHRYPQILPKPSATGAITLRSPPTLLITNSPMKTHHVVKMTAISLAPSNTLSTSSNSMVLRPASAGVGTTTTTTTTFTTIAALEEVQQQGQSQGGPPAPATPQSPAAWPGAPPSTPIPTVVPEAIITDNNPGCNSDKRSTIKQSPCGAKGPERATKYRAASEPSLMVKCSPGPDRVTARTKSVSFSSTSPPAAATNAAIKWAGPQQDSNKSIIATTCHQESPLYLTVAPSANQNTPNVSGMSSSSNGSSAVTLLSPKDSSIGVKSPRKRAGPGLDSSHIIPVKRVFISQQPLSVTFDPKPWVPARPGTPARPESAPCRVTVKQHLVPTKILALSDSPVANAEISSLSSSQAVVSVKPQISSLLVVKREDLSSRGLTLSTVSSYTSSTAAPDSTTTTVSEQQQHSQASVSVMAVGAQHQSEASVSAMAVGAQHQSEASVSAMAVGAQHQSEASVSAMAVGAQHQSEASVSAMAVGAQHQSEASVSAMAVGAQHQSEASVSAMAVGAQHQSEASVSAMAVGAQHQSEASVSAMAVGAQQHFEASVSAMAVGAQQQSEASVSAMAVGAQQQSEASVSVMGDIKSTMWEESAAGHPEELQKQTFSQNIPADHTKQQALGSTMNQHQLPNIMSQTSDSSDQLSGLHQEIVDFASSASQHGSTMDYFSFNDDDMTQDSIVEELVQMEEQMKLKGLQPLFSSCVDNISLQGQPGGPQGSILNTHHQGDSSSFYQSAHSSTTPIQTPTPTPTPTPTPTPTEMTLGGHGLTRESPCCHHSMAPITPVEGPLGGRHTPISALSNCSSGIPPSPVECRNPFAFTPINSSMAGGYHDASVVSVSSSPIKPMQRPMATHPDKAKLEWINNRYNSSGTEATGGVGAGPGSGLSISNHSLGGLLPSYQDLVDDHFRKPHAFAVPGHSGQSFQSQSRLQDGEHFSPISPVQQQMTSVSTTPTNTPTKQDERFAVPAPLDNKGGASSSGGGTFRCRSVSPAVRQRTFSGTGTTPGTSTTTQLVVSPFSSPMTSSEILSFLSNSQSVGSNLHSMAQRSQSVPLNIMMQSVVEMELLPVEMQAIQGQNQSNANKITNVLLSKMDSGVDDTVRGLGINNFPSNYTARMNLTQMLETQSQSQATNGSFTTGRGGGNTHQSHLQLQTVSSSPASFDLQQHGGYLTSAGGGGGGVSFSSGDNQAQSGPGENVDLELQQIQGLQELQTQTQLQSQARLLQSPHTQLQGGLQLLQTQTQLQSQARLLQSPQLQGGLQLLQTQTQLQSQARLLQSPHPQLQLLQTQSQVLLQPTPTQQQQEDDAQQQLDFNNTVKDLLGDDGLNVDAEGLNPSSQLVGQVASELNAAVVSDFTNDIRLTSDLSNSITDLNTLDANLLFNPSNQQQEQYEDATLEELKNDPLFQQICSDTVNSSFDWLESKDQPTTVEMLG, from the exons ATGGCCGATGATGATGATCAACAACAACCTGGTCAGCTGAAGCCCAACTCGGGATTGGGCTCTCTTCCAACGTTAGTACCAGGACTACAGGGCCCCGAGGCCAATGCGTTGCAGTACAAAATAAAGAATTCAATTTG CAAATCTGTACAATCAAAAGTGGACAACATATTG CAAGATGTTGAGAAGTTTACAGACATCGAgaaactctacctctaccttaAGTTGCCTTCTGGTCCCAACAATGGCATTGATAAAAG GACTGAGAATCAGAGAGCCTCCACTCCTGGACTATG TGACCAGAGTGGCATGTCGTCCAGCCGAACACAGCAGATGTACGCTTTCAACTGGATCCGCAATCACCTAGAGGAGCACCCTGAGACATCACTGCCAAAGCAAGAGGTGTACGACGAATACAA GAGCTACTGTGACAGTCTTGCCTACCACCCACTGAGTGCTGCAGACTTTGGAAAGATCATGAAGAACGTCTTTCCCAACATGAAGGCTCGCCGCCTGGGCATGAGAGGCAAATCTAAATACTGTTATAGTGGACTGAGGAAGAAAGCTTTTGTTCACATGCCTTCTCTGCCCAACTTGGACTTACAAAAATCAGATGACGGG TGTGAGTTAATGGAGCCGTCGACGGGCCAGTCTCCCAGTGCGGAGGATGAGATGCGCTCAGCGGCCTGTGGCTTGGTGTGTGAGTGGGCTCAGAAGGTCCTCAGCAGACAGTTTGATGCCGTGGAGGACCTGGCTCGCTTCCTGCTCAACAGTCACTACATAGGAACCAAGTCCATGGCTGCCCTCACCGTCATGACTGGGGCTCCCACAG GTCTAAAGACGCCCACGCCAACCTCTGCGTTCGTGCCCACGTCCGAGGCCTCGTCCTTCCAGCCGCAGGTGAAGACGCTGGCCTCTCCCTCGGTAGACGCCAAGCAGCAGCTCCAGAGGAAGATCCAGAAGAAACAGCAGGAGCAGAAGCTCCAGTCCCCTCTGCCTGGAGAGGCCCAGGGACAGAACCAGGCCAGGAGGGCCGAGGCCAGCACCCCAGGGCCAGCTATCCCCTGTGGAAGTCCTGCTCTGCTCTCACCACAACCTACCATTGGTATAGTGGTGGCAGCCGTCCCCAGCCCCATCACG GTCCAGAGGAGCAGACAGCTGATGACTTCCCCTAGCCCAGTGGGATCCGCCGAGGGGAAGGTCCTGCCAACGGTCAACTTCCAGGTGGTCACTCACACCCAGTCTCTGACCCACAGGCAGTCCCCAAAGACTCCCCAAAACATCTCAGCCAGCCCCGTTGGCGACCGCCTGGCCAGGCACAG GTACCCCCAGATCCTCCCCAAGCCCTCAGCCACAGGGGCCATCACCCTGCGTTCGCCCCCCACCCTGCTCATCACAAACAGCCCCATGAAGACCCACCACGTTGTCAAGATGACCGCCATCTCCCTGGCCCCTAGCAACACTCTCAGTACCAGCAGTAACAGTATGGTCCTCAGGCCAGCCTCGGCCGGGGTGggaaccaccaccaccaccaccaccacctttaCCACCATCGCTGCCCTAGAGGAGGTCCAGCAACAGGGACAGAGCCAGGGAGGCCCCCCAGCCCCAGCCACCCCCCAGTCCCCTGCAGCATGGCCTGGCGCCCCACCCTCCACCCCTATTCCCACAGTGGTCCCTGAGGCCATCATCACTGATAATAACCCGGGCTGTAACTCTGATAAACGGAGCACCATAAAGCAGTCCCCCTGTGGGGCCAAAGGTCCAGAGAGAGCCACCAAGTACCGGGCGGCCAGCGAACCCTCGCTTATGGTCAAATGCTCACCAGGACCTGACAGAGTGACCGCTAGGACCAAAAGCGTCtcattctcctccacctctcctccagctGCTGCCACCAATGCAGCGATCAAGTGGGCGGGGCCTCAGCAGGACAGCAATAAGAGCATCATCGCCACCACCTGTCATCAAGAAAGTCCTTTGTACCTGACCGTTGCTCCCTCGGCCAATCAAAATACTCCTAACGTCAGCGGAATGTCCTCCTCGTCCAATGGCTCGTCGGCTGTTACCTTATTGTCCCCTAAAGACTCCTCGATCGGGGTCAAGAGCCCCAGGAAGCGGGCCGGCCCCGGGCTGGATTCCTCCCACATCATCCCTGTGAAACGCGTCTTCATCTCCCAGCAGCCTTTGAGTGTGACCTTTGACCCCAAACCATGGGTTCCAGCTAGACCTGGCACTCCTGCCAGACCTGAGAGTGCCCCCTGTCGAGTGACGGTGAAACAACACCTAGTGCCCACGAAGATCCTGGCGCTGTCCGACTCACCTGTCGCGAACGCAgagatctcctccctctcttcctcgcaGGCTGTCGTCAGTGTGAAGCCACAGATCTCCTCGTTGCTGGTAGTGAAACGTGAAGACCTGTCCTCTCGAGGACTAACACTAAGCACTGTCAGCAGTTACACCAGCAGCACTGCAGCCCCTGATAGCACCACCACCACAGTGTCTGAGCAGCAGCAACACTCTCAGGCCTCTGTCTCTGTGATGGCGGTAGGAGCACAGCATCAATCTGAGGCCTCTGTTTCTGCGATGGCGGTAGGAGCACAGCATCAATCTGAGGCCTCTGTTTCTGCGATGGCGGTAGGAGCACAGCATCAATCTGAGGCCTCTGTTTCTGCGATGGCGGTAGGAGCACAGCATCAATCTGAGGCCTCTGTTTCTGCGATGGCGGTAGGAGCACAGCATCAATCTGAGGCCTCTGTTTCTGCGATGGCGGTAGGAGCACAGCATCAATCTGAGGCCTCTGTCTCTGCGATGGCGGTAGGAGCACAGCATCAATCTGAGGCCTCTGTTTCTGCGATGGCGGTAGGAGCACAGCATCAATCTGAGGCCTCTGTTTCTGCGATGGCGGTAGGAGCACAGCAACACTTTGAGGCCTCTGTCTCTGCGATGGCGGTAGGAGCACAGCAACAATCTGAGGCCTCTGTCTCTGCGATGGCAGTAGGAGCACAGCAACAATCTGAGGCCTCTGTTTCTGTGATGGGGGATATAAAGAGCACAATGTGGGAGGAGTCAGCTGCGGGGCACCCGGAAGAGCTGCAGAAACAGACCTTCAGTCAGAAT ATACCAGCAGACCACACCAAGCAGCAGGCCCTGGGCTCCACCATGAACCAACACCAACTCCCAAACATCATGTCCCAGACCTCAGACTCCTCTGATCAGTTATCTGGCCTTCACCAGGAGATAGTGGACTTTGCCTCCTCAGCCTCCCAGCACGGCTCCACCATGGACTACTTCTCCTTTAACGATGACGATATGACCCAGGACAGCATAGTGGAGGAACTGGTTCAGATGGAAGAACAGATGAAGCTGAAGGGCCTCCAGCCGTTGTTCAGTAGCTGTGTGGATAATATCTCTCTCCAGGGCCAGCCTGGGGGCCCCCAGGGGTCCATCCTCAACACTCACCACCAGGGGGATAGTTCCTCTTTCTACCAGTCTGCCCATAGCAGCACAACCCCCATCCAGACTCCCACCCCGACTCCCACCCCGACTCCAACCCCGACCCCCACGGAGATGACTCTCGGTGGGCACGGGCTGACCAGAGAGAGCCCCTGTTGCCATCACAGCATGGCCCCTATCACGCCCGTGGAGGGGCCTCTAGGAGGCCGACACACCCCTATAAGCGCTCTGTCTAACTGTTCTAGCGGCATTCCGCCCAGCCCTGTGGAGTGCAGGAACCCGTTTGCCTTCACCCCTATCAACTCCAGCATGGCAGGGGGTTACCACGATGCCTCCGTGGTGTCTGTCTCCTCCAGTCCCATCAAACCCATGCAGAGACCCATGGCCACGCACCCTGATAAGGCTAAACTGGAGTGGATCAACAACCGCTACAACAGTAGTGGTACTGAAGCTACTGGAGGAGTCGGAGCAGGGCCAGGGTCTGGGTTATCCATCTCTAACCACAGCCTTGGTGGACTCCTGCCTAGTTACCAGGATCTAGTGGATGACCATTTCCGTAAGCCGCACGCCTTCGCTGTTCCGGGGCACAGTGGCCAGTCTTTCCAGTCTCAGTCCAGACTGCAGGATGGCGAAcacttctctcccatctccccggTGCAACAGCAGATGACCAGCGTGTCGACCACGCCCACCAACACTCCAACCAAACAGGATGAGAGATTTGCTGTGCCCGCCCCTTTAGACAACAAGGGCGGCGCCTCATCGTCGGGGGGCGGGACGTTCCGTTGCCGTAGCGTCAGCCCCGCCGTCCGCCAGAGGACCTTCAGCGGCACCGGCACAACACCCGGCACTAGCACAACCACTCAATTGGTCGTCTCCCCTTTCAGCTCCCCCATGACCTCCTCCGAGATACTCAGCTTCCTGTCCAACAGCCAATCGGTGGGCAGTAACCTCCACAGCATGGCCCAGCGCAGCCAATCGGTGCCCTTAAACATCATGATGCAGAGCGTTGTGGAGATGGAGCTGCTTCCTGTAGAGATGCAGGCCATCCAGGGACAGAACCAGAGTAACGCCAATAAGATCACCAACGTCCTCTTGAGTAAGATGGACTCTGGCGTGGACGACACAGTCAGGGGCCTGGGCATCAACAACTTCCCCTCCAACTACACTGCCCGCATGAACCTCACCCAGATGCTGGAGACCCAGTCTCAGAGCCAGGCCACCAATGGGAGCTTCACAACCGGAAGGGGAGGAGGTAACACCCACCAATCCCACCTTCAGCTGCAGACCGTCAGCTCCAGCCCTGCCTCCTTCGACCTCCAGCAGCATGGGGGCTACCTCACCAGTGCTGGAGGAGGCGGGGGGGGGGTGAGCTTCTCCTCTGGAGACAACCAAGCACAATCAGGTCCTGGTGAGAATGTGGACCTGGAGCTCCAGCAGATCCAGGGCCTCCAAGAGctccagacccagacccagctcCAATCCCAGGCTAGACTGCTCCAGAGTCCCCATACCCAGCTCCAGGGTGGGCTCCAGCTtctccagacccagacccagctcCAATCCCAGGCTAGACTGCTCCAGAGTCCCCAGCTCCAGGGTGGGCTCCAGCTtctccagacccagacccagctcCAATCCCAGGCTAGACTGCTCCAGAGTCCCCATCCCCAGCTCCAGCTTCTCCAGACCCAGTCCCAGGTACTCCTCCAGCCCACCCCCacccagcagcagcaggaggatgACGCCCAGCAACAGCTAGACTTCAACAACACTGTTAAAGACCTGTTAGGTGATGACGGCCTCAACGTTGACGCTGAAGGCCTCAACCCCAGCTCTCAACTGGTCGGTCAGGTGGCGTCAGAGCTTAATGCCGCCGTGGTGTCCGACTTCACCAATGACATCAGGTTGACCTCCGACCTTTCCAACAGCATCACTGACCTGAACACACTGGACGCCAACCTCCTGTTCAATCCGTCCAATCAGCAGCAAGAACAGTACGAAGACGCCACACTGGAAGAGCTGAAGAACGATCCTCTGTTTCAGCAGATATGTAGTGATACTGTGAACTCCTCGTTCGACTGGCTAGAGAGCAAAGACCAGCCTACTACCGTAGAGATGTTGGGCTAA